A single region of the Kineosporiaceae bacterium SCSIO 59966 genome encodes:
- a CDS encoding DUF2637 domain-containing protein, producing MATPRRDCALWVQCVCTALVALGAAYASYRHGREFALRFGADEATAAIWPLIVDGILTTATVELWMTTGHGRRGGGR from the coding sequence ATGGCAACCCCTCGGAGGGACTGCGCGCTATGGGTGCAGTGCGTCTGTACCGCACTGGTCGCGCTTGGTGCGGCGTACGCCTCCTACCGGCACGGCCGCGAGTTCGCTTTGCGGTTTGGTGCCGACGAGGCCACGGCGGCGATCTGGCCGTTGATCGTGGACGGCATCCTGACCACGGCCACAGTCGAGTTGTGGATGACCACCGGCCACGGCCGTCGTGGCGGTGGCCGGTGA
- a CDS encoding cation transport regulator ChaB has protein sequence MPKTTKSGDPKHSELPDTLKRSPEKAQRTFAKAHDAAAEEYGEGERAHRTAYSALKHSYEKVGDHWEPKDSPGPSDAQAEGGRDTDRETAGGVDANATKGHLYEIAQRLDVRGRSSMSKDELVEAIRKANDKATRDARD, from the coding sequence GTGCCGAAGACGACGAAGAGCGGCGACCCGAAGCACAGCGAGCTGCCCGACACCCTGAAGCGCTCCCCGGAGAAGGCCCAGCGCACCTTTGCCAAGGCGCACGACGCCGCGGCCGAGGAGTACGGCGAGGGCGAACGAGCCCACCGGACGGCGTACTCGGCGCTCAAGCACAGCTACGAGAAGGTCGGCGACCACTGGGAGCCCAAGGACTCCCCCGGCCCGTCGGACGCCCAGGCCGAGGGCGGCCGGGACACCGACCGGGAGACCGCGGGCGGCGTCGACGCGAACGCCACGAAGGGGCACCTCTACGAGATCGCCCAGCGCCTCGACGTCCGGGGCCGTTCGTCGATGTCGAAGGACGAGCTCGTCGAGGCGATCCGCAAGGCCAACGACAAGGCCACCCGGGACGCCCGGGACTGA
- a CDS encoding zinc-dependent alcohol dehydrogenase family protein yields the protein MRAVRATEIHAPFDVRLVEVPDPVVEQPTDAVVRITATCVCGSDLWSYRGENRVTAPRRIGHEMVGVVEEVGDAVRTVRPGDFVIAPFAISCGVCDHCRNGVQTSCREDLAWGRDTDACQGERARVPLADGTLVATPEVPDDALVPSLLTLSDVMGTGWHAALAAGVREGGTVAVVGDGAVGLCGVLAASRMGAERIIAMSRHAPRQELARAFGATDVVESRGAEGAAEVLDLTGGTGADSVLECVGTGPAMEQAFAAVRPGGTVGFVGVPHGVEVPVRDMFSRNVALRGGVAPVRAYLPRLLDDVWSGAIDPGRVFDLELPLDDVAEAYRAMHERRAVKVLLHP from the coding sequence ATGAGGGCCGTGCGCGCCACCGAGATCCACGCCCCGTTCGACGTCCGGCTGGTCGAGGTGCCGGACCCCGTGGTCGAGCAGCCCACCGACGCCGTCGTCCGAATCACCGCGACCTGCGTGTGCGGCTCGGACCTGTGGTCCTACCGCGGGGAGAACCGGGTCACCGCACCGCGCCGGATCGGCCACGAGATGGTCGGCGTCGTCGAGGAGGTCGGCGACGCCGTCCGCACCGTCCGCCCCGGCGACTTCGTCATCGCGCCGTTCGCGATCAGCTGTGGCGTGTGCGACCACTGCCGCAACGGCGTCCAGACCTCGTGCCGCGAGGACCTGGCGTGGGGCAGGGACACCGACGCCTGCCAGGGCGAGCGGGCCCGGGTGCCGCTCGCCGACGGCACCCTGGTGGCCACCCCCGAGGTCCCGGACGACGCGCTCGTGCCCTCGCTGCTGACCCTCTCCGACGTCATGGGCACCGGGTGGCACGCGGCCCTGGCGGCGGGGGTCCGGGAGGGCGGCACGGTCGCCGTCGTCGGGGACGGGGCGGTCGGCCTGTGCGGCGTGCTCGCGGCCTCCCGGATGGGTGCCGAGCGGATCATCGCGATGAGCCGGCACGCGCCCCGCCAGGAGCTGGCCCGCGCGTTCGGCGCGACCGACGTCGTCGAGTCCCGCGGCGCCGAGGGGGCTGCGGAGGTGCTCGACCTCACCGGTGGCACCGGCGCCGACTCGGTGCTGGAGTGCGTCGGCACCGGCCCGGCGATGGAGCAGGCGTTCGCGGCGGTGCGCCCCGGTGGCACGGTGGGGTTCGTCGGCGTCCCGCACGGCGTCGAGGTGCCGGTCCGGGACATGTTCAGTCGCAACGTCGCGCTGCGTGGCGGGGTGGCCCCGGTCCGGGCCTACCTGCCCCGGCTGCTGGACGACGTGTGGTCCGGCGCGATCGACCCGGGGCGCGTGTTCGACCTCGAGCTGCCGCTCGACGACGTCGCCGAGGCCTACCGAGCCATGCACGAGCGTCGTGCCGTCAAGGTCCTCCTCCACCCGTGA
- a CDS encoding amidophosphoribosyltransferase — MLTHDLFPGEKGPQDACGVFGVWAPGEEVAKLTYFGLYALQHRGQESAGIATSNGRQILVYKDMGLVSQVFDEAALGSLQGHVGIGHTRYSTTGASRWENAQPTLGATAGGTVALAHNGNLTNTHELRDLVEELYGRGARGELARGNTTDTALVTALLAGDPDHTLEATALEVLPRLRGAFSLVFMDEQTLYAARDPHGIRPLVLGRLERGWVVASETAALDIVGASVVREVEPGELIAVDAEGLRATRFADATPTGCVFEYVYLARPDTTIAGRAVHEARVEMGRRLAAEYPVEADLVIPTPESGTPAAIGYAEASGIPYGQGLVKNAYVGRTFIQPSQTIRQLGIRLKLNPLRDVIRGKRLVVVDDSIVRGNTQRALVRMLREAGAAEVHVRISSPPVRWPCFYGIDFASRAELIASGLGVEEVRASIGADSLGYVSLAGMIAASGQSADRLCTACFTGSYPVQIPVDEPLARQLPGQEELPLVAG; from the coding sequence ATGCTGACCCACGACCTGTTCCCCGGCGAGAAGGGGCCGCAGGACGCGTGCGGCGTCTTCGGTGTGTGGGCGCCCGGCGAGGAGGTCGCCAAGCTCACCTACTTCGGTCTGTACGCACTGCAGCACCGCGGGCAGGAGTCCGCGGGCATCGCGACGAGCAACGGCCGGCAGATCCTCGTCTACAAGGACATGGGCCTGGTGTCGCAGGTGTTCGACGAGGCCGCTCTCGGGTCGCTGCAGGGGCACGTCGGGATCGGGCACACCCGGTACTCCACGACCGGGGCGAGCCGGTGGGAGAACGCCCAGCCGACGCTCGGCGCCACCGCCGGTGGAACGGTGGCCCTCGCGCACAACGGCAACCTGACGAACACCCACGAGCTGCGAGACCTGGTCGAGGAGCTCTACGGCCGGGGGGCCCGCGGCGAGCTGGCCCGCGGCAACACGACCGACACCGCGCTCGTCACCGCCCTGCTCGCCGGGGACCCCGACCACACCCTCGAGGCGACGGCGCTGGAGGTCCTGCCCCGGCTGCGCGGTGCCTTCAGCCTCGTGTTCATGGACGAGCAGACGCTCTACGCCGCTCGCGACCCGCACGGCATCCGGCCGCTGGTCCTCGGCCGCCTGGAGCGGGGCTGGGTGGTGGCCAGCGAGACCGCCGCCCTCGACATCGTCGGCGCGAGCGTCGTCCGTGAGGTCGAGCCGGGTGAGCTGATCGCGGTGGACGCCGAAGGGCTCCGCGCCACCCGCTTCGCCGACGCGACGCCGACCGGGTGCGTCTTCGAGTACGTCTACCTGGCCCGGCCCGACACGACCATCGCCGGGCGCGCCGTCCACGAGGCGAGGGTGGAGATGGGCCGACGGCTGGCCGCCGAGTACCCGGTGGAGGCGGACCTCGTCATCCCCACCCCGGAGTCCGGGACGCCGGCCGCGATCGGCTACGCGGAGGCCTCCGGCATCCCGTACGGGCAGGGCCTGGTGAAGAACGCCTACGTCGGGCGCACCTTCATCCAGCCGAGCCAGACGATCCGCCAGCTCGGCATCCGGCTCAAGCTCAACCCGCTGCGGGACGTCATCCGGGGCAAGCGGCTCGTCGTCGTCGACGACTCCATCGTGCGCGGCAACACCCAGCGGGCGCTCGTGCGGATGCTGCGGGAGGCCGGGGCGGCGGAGGTGCACGTGCGGATCTCCTCGCCACCGGTGCGCTGGCCCTGTTTCTACGGCATCGACTTCGCCAGCCGTGCGGAGCTGATCGCCTCCGGCCTCGGCGTCGAGGAGGTGCGCGCCAGCATCGGTGCGGACTCCCTCGGCTACGTCTCCCTCGCCGGCATGATCGCGGCGTCCGGCCAGTCCGCGGACCGGCTGTGCACCGCCTGCTTCACCGGCAGCTACCCGGTGCAGATCCCGGTCGACGAGCCGTTGGCGCGTCAGCTGCCCGGGCAGGAGGAGCTGCCCCTGGTGGCTGGGTAG
- a CDS encoding DNA topoisomerase IB, producing MRSVPRLRRVSPSSPGWTRRRAGRGFVYLDENGDRLPPEQAARCRELVIPPAWRQVWICPHPNGHIQAVGTDDAGRRQYLYHPVWRQQRDEAKHDRVLEVAARLPRARRRVAEHLALDGMPAERVLAAAFRLLDLGFFRIGGEAYAEANGSYGLATIGKQHCRVEGEQVVFEYVAKSGRQRLVALADEPVREVVQALRRRRGGGEELLAYRSGRRWVDVTSADINAYVKDVVGGEVSAKDFRTWHGTVLAAVALAVSSRAASSPTARKRAVARAMREVSEYLGNTPAVARASYVDPRLVDLYEDGRTIEPALSRLGEGAAFGEPATHGAIERAVLRLLRS from the coding sequence ATGCGGTCCGTGCCGAGACTTCGCCGGGTGTCTCCGAGCTCGCCGGGATGGACCCGTCGCCGAGCCGGCCGGGGGTTCGTCTACCTCGACGAGAACGGCGACCGGCTGCCCCCGGAGCAGGCGGCCCGGTGCCGCGAGCTCGTCATCCCCCCGGCGTGGCGGCAGGTGTGGATCTGTCCGCACCCGAACGGACACATCCAGGCGGTCGGCACCGACGACGCAGGCCGGCGCCAGTACCTCTACCACCCGGTGTGGCGCCAGCAGCGGGACGAGGCCAAGCACGACCGGGTGCTCGAGGTCGCGGCCCGGCTGCCCCGGGCCCGGCGCCGCGTGGCCGAGCACCTGGCCCTCGACGGGATGCCGGCCGAACGCGTCCTGGCAGCCGCCTTCCGGCTGCTCGACCTCGGGTTCTTCCGGATCGGCGGCGAGGCCTACGCGGAGGCCAACGGCAGCTACGGCCTCGCCACGATCGGCAAGCAGCACTGCCGGGTCGAGGGCGAGCAGGTCGTCTTCGAGTACGTCGCCAAGTCCGGCCGGCAGCGGCTCGTCGCCCTCGCCGACGAGCCGGTCCGGGAGGTCGTGCAGGCCCTGCGCCGGCGCCGCGGCGGTGGGGAGGAGCTGCTGGCCTACCGCAGCGGACGGCGCTGGGTCGACGTGACGAGCGCGGACATCAACGCGTACGTCAAGGACGTCGTCGGCGGCGAGGTGTCGGCCAAGGACTTCCGCACCTGGCACGGCACCGTGCTGGCGGCCGTGGCCCTGGCCGTCTCCAGCCGCGCCGCGTCGTCCCCCACGGCCCGCAAGCGGGCGGTGGCCCGGGCGATGCGGGAGGTGAGCGAGTACCTCGGCAACACCCCCGCGGTGGCCCGGGCGTCCTACGTGGACCCGCGTCTGGTCGACCTGTACGAGGACGGCCGCACGATCGAGCCGGCCCTCAGCCGGCTCGGCGAGGGGGCGGCGTTCGGCGAGCCGGCCACCCACGGGGCGATCGAGCGGGCCGTGCTGCGGCTGCTGCGCTCCTGA
- a CDS encoding BldC family transcriptional regulator: MTTRATDNRLRDAEALLTPAEVAALFRVDPKTVTRWAKAGKLSSIRTLGGHRRYRESEVRSLLEGIPQQRQHSE; this comes from the coding sequence ATGACCACCCGCGCTACCGACAACCGCCTGCGCGACGCGGAGGCCCTGCTCACCCCGGCCGAGGTCGCTGCTCTGTTCCGGGTCGACCCCAAGACGGTCACCCGGTGGGCGAAGGCCGGCAAGTTGTCGTCCATCCGCACCCTCGGCGGCCACCGCCGCTACCGCGAGTCCGAGGTGCGGTCCCTGCTGGAGGGCATCCCGCAGCAGCGCCAGCACAGCGAGTGA
- a CDS encoding methyltransferase domain-containing protein produces the protein MPWFDAHAHDYDAWYDTELGRYVDGVEKGLVEDLAHPVAGESALDIGCGTGNHSIWLAEKGLVVTGLDESPAMLDVAAGKTAGSDLAVDWVLGDASAMPFEDDRFDLVVAVAAVEFVDDRAAVMREAWRVLQPGGRLVLGLLTRDSPWGELYLQDARDRPGSVFAKAHFFTEDELPGLLDAPYTVRKGLYHPPDPALDRRVAERLEREGQARQGDLPGFLAVRWVKDVRRLKEET, from the coding sequence ATGCCCTGGTTCGATGCGCACGCACACGACTACGACGCCTGGTACGACACCGAGCTCGGCAGGTACGTCGACGGTGTGGAGAAGGGTCTGGTGGAGGATCTGGCGCACCCAGTGGCGGGGGAGTCCGCGCTCGACATCGGCTGCGGCACCGGCAACCACTCCATCTGGCTCGCTGAGAAGGGTCTCGTCGTCACCGGCCTGGACGAGTCCCCGGCGATGCTCGACGTCGCCGCAGGGAAGACCGCAGGCTCCGACCTCGCCGTCGACTGGGTGCTGGGTGATGCCAGCGCGATGCCGTTCGAGGACGACCGCTTCGACCTGGTCGTCGCGGTCGCGGCCGTGGAGTTCGTCGACGACCGGGCAGCGGTGATGCGTGAGGCCTGGCGGGTGCTCCAACCCGGTGGCCGGCTGGTCCTGGGGCTGCTGACGCGCGACAGCCCCTGGGGCGAGCTGTACCTGCAGGACGCCCGGGACCGGCCGGGCAGTGTCTTCGCCAAGGCCCACTTCTTCACCGAGGACGAGCTCCCAGGTCTGCTCGACGCGCCGTACACCGTGCGCAAGGGGCTCTACCACCCGCCCGACCCGGCCCTGGACCGCCGGGTGGCGGAGCGGCTGGAGAGGGAGGGCCAGGCGCGCCAGGGAGACCTGCCCGGCTTTCTCGCGGTCCGCTGGGTGAAGGACGTTCGCCGGCTGAAGGAGGAGACGTGA
- a CDS encoding nucleotidyltransferase family protein, which translates to MRLETAESASRRAAILAHRDTLDAILKRYHAGNPRLFGSVARGDATSESDIDLLVDLMPGGGNELLRLAGIAEELSEVLGTRVDVVAASLLRSEVSARALADSVAV; encoded by the coding sequence ATGAGACTCGAGACTGCCGAGAGTGCATCGCGGCGTGCGGCGATCCTGGCGCATCGCGACACCCTCGACGCGATCCTCAAGCGCTACCACGCCGGTAACCCCCGACTCTTCGGATCAGTGGCGCGCGGTGACGCAACATCCGAGAGCGACATCGACCTCCTGGTCGATCTCATGCCAGGCGGAGGGAACGAGCTGCTTCGGCTTGCCGGCATCGCCGAGGAACTGAGCGAGGTCCTGGGAACTCGCGTGGACGTCGTGGCCGCGTCGCTGCTGCGCAGTGAGGTTTCTGCACGTGCTCTCGCCGACTCGGTGGCCGTGTGA
- a CDS encoding Glu/Leu/Phe/Val dehydrogenase, whose product MASPYRRSPWSAERTDGTDRLQPVRRTCRTPPLSPDFHHLAIARTDYPSRTATTTCADRLTTGSHHLGCQRPLKGEGLPATRGIRGGVTTVTAAPSPTATTDPRPSREAGGAVVLDRGTGHEQVVFCSDERTGLRAIIGIYSTALGPALGGTRFYPYESEAEALTDVLALSKGMAYKNALAGLDHGGGKAVIIGDPATEKTEALLRAYGRFVQSLGGRYYTACDVGTYVADMDVVARETDFATGRSEADGGAGDSSVLTAYGVYQGMRAAAEFRWGAASLAGRRVGVAGVGKVGRHLVEHLAAEGAEIVVTDVDERAVQDVQRRFPQVDVVQDTAELVRTDLDVYAPCALGGALDDEVAGVLRAAVVCGAANNQLAHDGIADALAAAGVLYCPDYLVNSGGVIQVADELRGFSFERARQRAGQVFDATLRVLRTAQEHGTTPAAAADHLAEQRMAQVGSLGRIWTRR is encoded by the coding sequence ATGGCATCTCCTTATCGTCGCTCTCCGTGGTCGGCCGAACGCACTGACGGGACAGACCGCTTACAACCGGTGCGGAGAACATGTCGGACTCCACCATTGTCGCCGGACTTCCACCACCTCGCTATAGCACGAACGGACTATCCCTCACGCACGGCGACTACAACCTGTGCTGACCGCCTCACTACGGGCAGTCACCACCTAGGCTGTCAGCGGCCCCTCAAGGGCGAGGGGCTCCCCGCGACCCGGGGGATCCGAGGAGGAGTCACCACCGTGACCGCTGCGCCCAGCCCGACCGCCACCACCGACCCCAGGCCGAGCCGAGAAGCCGGGGGCGCCGTCGTCCTCGACCGCGGCACCGGGCACGAGCAGGTGGTGTTCTGCTCCGACGAGCGCACCGGCCTGCGGGCGATCATCGGCATCTACTCCACGGCGCTGGGACCGGCCCTGGGCGGGACCCGCTTCTACCCGTACGAGTCCGAGGCCGAGGCCCTCACCGACGTCCTCGCCCTGAGCAAGGGGATGGCGTACAAGAACGCCCTCGCCGGCCTGGACCACGGCGGCGGCAAGGCGGTCATCATCGGCGACCCGGCCACCGAGAAGACCGAGGCGCTGCTGCGTGCCTACGGCCGCTTCGTGCAGTCCCTCGGCGGGCGCTACTACACCGCCTGCGACGTCGGCACCTACGTGGCGGACATGGACGTCGTGGCCCGGGAGACCGACTTCGCCACCGGTCGCAGCGAGGCCGACGGCGGCGCCGGGGACTCCAGCGTGCTGACCGCCTACGGCGTCTACCAGGGGATGCGCGCGGCCGCGGAGTTCCGCTGGGGCGCGGCGAGCCTCGCCGGACGCCGGGTCGGGGTCGCCGGCGTCGGCAAGGTCGGCCGGCACCTGGTGGAGCACCTCGCCGCCGAGGGCGCCGAGATCGTCGTGACGGACGTCGACGAGCGCGCGGTGCAGGACGTCCAGCGGCGGTTCCCCCAGGTGGACGTCGTCCAGGACACCGCCGAGCTCGTCCGCACCGACCTCGACGTGTACGCCCCGTGCGCGCTGGGCGGTGCCCTGGACGACGAGGTCGCCGGCGTGCTGCGAGCCGCCGTCGTGTGCGGCGCGGCGAACAACCAGCTGGCCCACGACGGGATCGCCGACGCCCTGGCGGCCGCCGGGGTGCTGTACTGCCCGGACTACCTGGTGAACTCCGGCGGCGTGATCCAGGTCGCCGACGAGCTGCGCGGGTTCTCCTTCGAACGGGCCCGGCAGCGGGCGGGCCAGGTCTTCGACGCGACCCTGCGGGTGCTGCGCACCGCGCAGGAGCACGGGACCACCCCGGCCGCCGCGGCCGACCACCTGGCCGAGCAGCGGATGGCGCAGGTCGGCTCACTCGGCCGGATCTGGACCCGCCGCTGA
- a CDS encoding metallopeptidase family protein, with protein MSDEEFEDAVADALDQVPEELTRLMSNVVVLVEDEPPVEEPDVLGLYEGTPLTERGEWWAAGALPDRILIFRNPTLRFCRTREEVVEEVAVTVVHEIAHHFGIDDDRLHELGWD; from the coding sequence ATGAGCGACGAGGAGTTCGAGGACGCCGTCGCCGACGCCCTCGACCAGGTGCCCGAGGAGCTCACCCGGCTGATGTCGAACGTCGTCGTCCTCGTGGAGGACGAGCCGCCGGTGGAGGAACCGGACGTCCTTGGCCTGTACGAGGGCACGCCGCTCACCGAGCGCGGCGAGTGGTGGGCCGCCGGTGCGCTGCCGGACCGGATCCTCATCTTCCGCAACCCCACGCTGCGGTTCTGCCGGACCCGCGAGGAGGTCGTCGAGGAGGTCGCCGTGACCGTCGTCCACGAGATCGCGCACCACTTCGGCATCGACGACGACCGGCTGCACGAGCTCGGCTGGGACTGA
- a CDS encoding phosphoribosylformylglycinamidine cyclo-ligase: protein MGHQQDDHQQDDHQHDDHQHDAAAPVTYAGAGVDVEAGDRAVELMKASVARTHGPEVLGGVGGFAGLFDASRLLGMRRPLLATSTDGVGTKVAVAQALDRHDTIGFDLVGMVVDDIVVCGAEPLFMTDYVATGRVVPERVAAIVDGIARACAQVGCALVGGETAEHPGLLAAHEYDLAGAATGVVEADELLGPDRVRDGDVLVAMASSGLHSNGYSLVRRVLEVAGWGYDRYVAELGRAVGEELLEPTRLYTRPCLDVVRDPECAVHALAHVTGGGLAANLARVLPAHLDATVDRSTWTPPPVFAVVRDLGSVPQPDLERTLNLGVGMVAVVAPDGATRTVERLQAAGVPAWVLGQVGAARDGGQGSQVGDSGDDGHVVRGAKGVHGGGVRLESAHPGW, encoded by the coding sequence GTGGGCCACCAGCAGGACGACCACCAGCAGGACGACCACCAGCACGACGACCACCAGCACGACGCTGCCGCGCCCGTCACCTACGCCGGCGCCGGCGTCGACGTCGAGGCCGGCGACCGGGCGGTCGAGCTGATGAAGGCCTCCGTGGCCCGCACCCACGGGCCGGAGGTGCTCGGCGGGGTCGGCGGTTTCGCGGGGCTGTTCGACGCGAGCCGGCTGCTGGGGATGCGCCGCCCCCTGCTGGCCACCAGCACCGACGGCGTCGGCACGAAGGTCGCGGTCGCCCAGGCCCTGGATCGGCACGACACGATCGGGTTCGACCTCGTCGGGATGGTCGTCGACGACATCGTCGTGTGCGGCGCCGAGCCGTTGTTCATGACCGACTACGTGGCGACCGGGCGGGTCGTGCCGGAGCGGGTCGCCGCGATCGTCGACGGCATCGCCCGCGCCTGCGCGCAGGTGGGCTGCGCGCTGGTCGGCGGGGAGACCGCCGAGCACCCCGGCCTGCTCGCTGCGCACGAGTACGACCTGGCCGGCGCCGCGACCGGCGTCGTCGAGGCCGACGAGCTGCTAGGCCCCGACCGGGTCCGGGACGGCGACGTGCTCGTCGCGATGGCCTCCTCCGGGCTGCACTCCAACGGCTACTCCCTGGTGCGCCGGGTGCTCGAGGTCGCCGGCTGGGGCTACGACCGGTACGTCGCCGAGCTCGGCCGCGCGGTCGGGGAGGAGCTGCTCGAGCCGACCCGGCTGTACACCCGACCCTGCCTGGACGTCGTCCGGGACCCGGAGTGCGCGGTCCACGCCCTCGCCCACGTCACCGGCGGCGGGCTGGCCGCCAACCTCGCGCGGGTGCTGCCGGCGCACCTCGATGCGACCGTCGACCGGTCCACCTGGACCCCGCCGCCGGTGTTCGCGGTGGTCCGGGACCTGGGGTCGGTGCCGCAGCCGGACCTGGAGCGGACGCTCAACCTCGGCGTGGGCATGGTCGCCGTCGTCGCCCCGGACGGCGCGACCCGGACGGTCGAGCGGCTGCAGGCGGCCGGCGTCCCGGCCTGGGTGCTGGGTCAGGTGGGGGCGGCCCGGGACGGCGGGCAGGGCTCACAGGTCGGGGACTCCGGGGACGACGGACACGTCGTCCGGGGGGCCAAGGGGGTACACGGAGGCGGGGTGCGGCTCGAGAGCGCGCACCCCGGCTGGTGA
- a CDS encoding DUF3073 domain-containing protein has translation MGRGRQKAKQTKVARALKYYSPETDYEALQRELASRGEGSAPEQDDVATGDDVTTGTEEDDDSYDPYDRWAAGNS, from the coding sequence ATGGGGCGCGGCCGTCAGAAGGCCAAGCAGACCAAGGTCGCCCGGGCGCTGAAGTACTACAGCCCGGAGACGGACTACGAGGCGTTGCAGCGCGAGCTGGCCAGCCGGGGTGAGGGCTCTGCCCCGGAGCAGGACGACGTGGCCACGGGCGACGACGTGACCACGGGCACCGAGGAGGACGACGACTCCTACGACCCGTACGACCGCTGGGCGGCCGGCAACAGCTGA
- a CDS encoding YihY/virulence factor BrkB family protein, whose translation MNRVTSTDDQPTANRSSGRVPGEDARGPRDVPATGWLQIAKRAWKEAKADQVPLLAAGVAFYAFLALFPALIALVMLYGLVAEPEEVSEQIESLASALPSSAQELLTGQLETLASQSEQSLGIGLVIALGAALWSASSGVGHMMTAINAAYDEDETRGFVRRKALALVLTLGAILFFVVTLGLVAALPAALGAIGLSTGMEILVQVVRWLLLVGVVTVALAVLYRYAPDRDSPRMAWVSVGAAIATVLWVLASIGFSLYVDNFGSYGETYGALAGVVVLLLWLWITSYAILLGAEANAEAEQQTARDTTVGQERPMGQRGAVKADTPPGGEGDTGAAPGS comes from the coding sequence GTGAACCGAGTCACGAGCACGGACGACCAGCCCACGGCGAACCGGTCCAGCGGGCGGGTCCCGGGGGAGGATGCCCGCGGCCCGAGGGACGTGCCGGCCACAGGGTGGCTGCAGATCGCCAAACGAGCATGGAAGGAGGCGAAGGCCGACCAGGTACCACTGCTGGCTGCCGGCGTCGCCTTCTACGCCTTCCTGGCACTGTTCCCGGCGCTGATCGCCCTGGTCATGCTCTACGGCCTTGTCGCCGAGCCTGAGGAGGTCAGTGAGCAGATCGAGTCGCTGGCGTCAGCGCTGCCGTCGTCGGCGCAGGAGCTGCTGACCGGTCAGCTGGAGACGCTGGCCAGCCAGTCGGAGCAGTCCCTCGGGATCGGCCTGGTCATCGCCCTGGGTGCAGCGCTGTGGAGCGCATCCAGCGGGGTCGGGCACATGATGACCGCCATCAACGCCGCCTACGACGAGGACGAGACCCGTGGTTTCGTCCGGCGCAAGGCCCTTGCCCTGGTGCTGACCCTGGGGGCGATCCTGTTCTTCGTCGTCACCCTCGGGCTCGTCGCGGCGCTACCGGCGGCACTCGGTGCGATCGGCCTGTCGACGGGGATGGAGATCCTGGTCCAGGTGGTCCGCTGGCTGCTTCTCGTCGGCGTCGTCACCGTGGCCCTCGCCGTCCTCTACCGGTACGCGCCCGACCGGGACTCCCCGAGGATGGCGTGGGTCAGCGTCGGCGCCGCGATCGCGACGGTCCTCTGGGTGCTCGCGTCGATCGGTTTCTCGCTCTACGTGGACAACTTCGGCTCCTACGGGGAGACCTACGGCGCTCTGGCCGGGGTCGTCGTCCTGCTGCTGTGGCTGTGGATCACGTCCTACGCGATCCTCCTCGGCGCGGAGGCGAACGCCGAGGCCGAGCAGCAGACCGCCCGGGACACCACGGTCGGCCAGGAGCGGCCCATGGGGCAGCGTGGGGCCGTCAAGGCCGACACCCCGCCCGGGGGCGAAGGGGACACCGGCGCCGCTCCGGGATCGTGA